The Argiope bruennichi chromosome 9, qqArgBrue1.1, whole genome shotgun sequence genome contains a region encoding:
- the LOC129984866 gene encoding uncharacterized histidine-rich protein DDB_G0274557-like, whose amino-acid sequence MIAKVLFVVALCAAVYASHHDHHENHHHHHPQPYKFGYEIKDHHGSQHRHEHGDGHGHVQGSYGFTDHRGIHREVHYVADKQGFRATVKTNEPGTANQDPAHVKLHSDAHHAHHHQEPHHHGHHHHEHHHGHHNHGHAKVYHHQGHHHG is encoded by the exons ATGATCGCAAAG GTTTTATTTGTAGTCGCTTTGTGTGCAGCTGTCTATGCAAGCCATCACGATCATCACGAG aatcatCATCATCACCATCCCCAACCCTACAAATTCGGCTATGAAATCAAAGACCACCACGGATCACAACACAGACACGAACATGGTGATGGCCATGGACACGTTCAGGGTAGCTATGGATTCACTGACCACAGAGGCATCCACAGAGAAGTCCACTACGTAGCTGACAAGCAAGGATTCAGAGCCACTGTGAAGACCAACGAACCAGGAACTGCCAACCAGGACCCCGCTCACGTTAAGCTCCATTCCGATGCTCATCATGCTCACCACCACCAGGAACCCCATCATCACGGACACCATCACCATGAGCATCATCATGGACATCATAACCACGGACATGCCAAAGTGTATCACCACCAAGGACACCATCATGGTTAA